The proteins below come from a single Eucalyptus grandis isolate ANBG69807.140 chromosome 3, ASM1654582v1, whole genome shotgun sequence genomic window:
- the LOC104438761 gene encoding probable E3 ubiquitin-protein ligase XBOS32: protein MRIQNLVSSSFRCSVYGERLVSAARDGDLPEAKALLECNPCLARYSTLGVHNSPLHYPAAQAHHEIVSLLLDSRVDINLRNYRGQTALMQACQYGHWEVVQTLILCRADIHRADYINGGTALHLAALDGHTLCIRLLLVDYLPSRQGLLNVMRGNSENAESIAEFDRGALCEAVNRTADGSITALHMASLNGQFESVHLLLDFGASLSAVTEDDGTTMDLIGAGSAPLHYAACGGNAQCCQILIDHGASLTAINSNGWISLIIARSWHRNWLTEILSRQPDGLPQTLPSPYISLPLTSIVNIAR, encoded by the exons ATGAGAATCCAAAACCTCGTGAGCAGCTCCTTTCGATGCTCGGTGTATGGGGAACGCCTAGTTTCGGCTGCAAGAGATGGGGACCTCCCAGAAGCTAAGGCTTTGTTGGAGTGCAATCCGTGCCTTGCCAGGTACTCCACCCTTGGTGTTCACAACTCCCCTCTCCATTATCCTGCTGCTCAGGCTCACCATGA GATTGTTTCTCTATTGCTCGATTCCAGGGTGGACATTAATCTGAGGAATTACCGTGGTCAG ACAGCTTTGATGCAAGCTTGCCAGTATGGTCATTGGGAAGTTGTTCAGACTCTAATTCTTTGTAGGGCTGAT ATTCACAGAGCGGACTATATCAATGGGGGCACTGCTTTACACTTGGCTGCATTAGATGGCCATACTCTGTGTATCCGCCTCCTCCTCGTAGACTATTTACCAAGTAGGCAAGGTCTCTTAAATGTCATGAGGGGAAATTCAGAAAACGCGGAGTCTATTGCAGAGTTTGATCGAgg TGCCCTTTGCGAGGCGGTCAACAGAACTGCTGATGGAAGCATAACTGCTCTGCACATGGCTTCACTTAACGGTCAATTTGAAAGTGTGCATCTTCTCTTGGACTTCGGAGCTTCTCTTTCTGCAGTTACTGAGGATGATGGAACTACCATGGACCTTATAG GTGCCGGAAGTGCTCCACTTCATTATGCTGCATGTGGCGGAAATGCACAATGCTGTCAg ATCCTGATAGACCATGGTGCAAGTCTTACTGCTATAAATAGTA ACGGTTGGATTTCTTTGATTATTGCACGCTCATGGCACAGAAATTGGCTTACAGAAATCCTTAGCAGACAACCAGATGGTCTGCCGCAAACTCTTCCTTCGCCTTACATTTCTCTTCCTCTGACGAGCATTGTCAACATTGCTAGGTGA